A genomic region of Thunnus maccoyii chromosome 13, fThuMac1.1, whole genome shotgun sequence contains the following coding sequences:
- the LOC121910291 gene encoding insulin, giving the protein MAALWLQSVSLLVLLIVSWPGSQAVAPPQHLCGSHLVDALYLVCGDRGFFYNPKRDVDPLLGFLPPKAGGAAVGGDNEVAEFAFKDQMEMMVKRGIVEQCCHKPCNIFDLQNYCN; this is encoded by the exons ATGGCGGCACTGTGGCtccagtctgtctctctgctggtCTTACTGATCGTATCATGGCCGGGCTCCCAGGCCGTCGCCCCCCCGCAGCACCTGTGTGGCTCTCACCTGGTCGACGCCCTCTACCTGGTCTGCGGTGACAGAGGCTTCTTCTACAACCCCAAGAGAGACGTCGACCCCCTGCTGG GTTTCCTCCCTCCAAAGGCGGGCGGAGCTGCGGTGGGTGGTGATAACGAGGTGGCCGAGTTCGCCTTCAAGGACCAGATGGAGATGATGGTGAAGCGAGGCATCGTGGAGCAGTGCTGCCACAAGCCCTGCAACATCTTCGACCTGCAGAACTACTGCAACTGA
- the nipal4 gene encoding magnesium transporter NIPA4, with protein sequence MRDVYLNNETCRNGSGVRLWCGSQSAVCLVTGDQTLVYTSITHMSNGTQLTGVQTVSAYNQWLGLTLALLSAFLIGGSVILKKKALLRLASRGHTRAGDGGHGYLKDWLWWGGLLTMGAGEACNFAAYMFAPATLVTPLGALSVLISAVLSSYLLGEVLNVVGKLGCLLCVLGSILLVIHAPQEQEVTSLQDMTNKLLEPGFLVYMSGVLVLCAILVLYFSPRFGRSNILIYISICSLLGAFTVSSVKGLAIAIQTVLYDVSVLASPLTWILLLTLIVSIVTQVNYLNKSLDTFNTLLVYPIYYVLFTSVVLSTSIILFQEWRSMAVVDIVTTLGSFLVIVVGVAMLHLFKELQMTMAQLTNQLSQPVEREEPADEVSANECAGGEERGRRNKKEDKYGLMDNMVIESLPPMREEGPRVFIIS encoded by the exons ATGAGAGATGTTTACCTGAACAATGAGACGTGCAGGAACG GGTCGGGAGTGAGGTTGTGGTGCGGCTCTcagtctgctgtgtgtttggtcACCGGAGATCAAACACTCGTCTACACATCCATCACACACATGAGCAATGGCACTCAACTGACAG GTGTTCAGACAGTCAGCGCCTACAACCAGTGGCTGGGTCTGACTCTGGCCCTGCTGTCCGCCTTCCTGATTGGTGGGAGCGTCATTCTCAAGAAGAAAGCTCTCCTCCGATTGGCCAGCAGGGGACACACTAGAGCAG gtgATGGAGGTCATGGCTACCTGAAGGACTGGCTCTGGTGGGGAGGCCTGTTAACCA tgggAGCAGGAGAGGCCTGTAACTTCGCCGCCTACATGTTTGCTCCGGCCACGCTGGTGACTCCACTGGGCGCCCTGAGTGTCCTCATCAG tgcaGTTCTGTCCTCCTACCTGTTGGGGGAGGTGTTAAACGTGGTGGGGAAGCTGGGCTGTCTGCTGTGCGTGTTGGGAAGCATCCTGCTGGTTATCCACGCCCCACaggaacaggaagtgacatcactaCAAGACATGACCAATAAGCTGTTGGAGCctg GTTTCCTTGTGTACATGTCGGGGGTGTTGGTGCTGTGTGCCATCCTCGTGTTGTATTTCTCTCCTCGGTTCGGCCGCTCCAACATCCTCATCTACATCAGCATCTGCTCACTGCTGGGAGCCTTCACCGTCTCCTCCGTGAAGGGCCTCGCCATCGCCATCCAAACcg TGTTATATGATGTGTCTGTGCTCGCTAGTCCTCTCACCTGGATCCTGCTGCTCACTCTCATCGTCTCCATAGTAACACAG GTGAACTACCTTAACAAGTCTCTGGACACCTTCAACACCCTGCTGGTCTACCCCATCTACTACGTGCTCTTCACCTCTGTAGTTCTGTCCACCTCCATCATCCTCTTCCAGGAGTGGAGGAGCATGGCGGTGGTGGACATCGTCACGACGCTGGGATCCTTCCTGGTCATCGTGGTGGGCGTGGCCATGCTGCACCTGTTCAAAGAGCTGCAG ATGACGATGGctcagctgaccaatcagctGTCTCAGCCTGTGGAGAGGGAGGAGCCTGCAGACGAGGTCTCAGCCAATGAATGCGCAGGAGGAGAAGAGCGAGGAAGGAGGAATAAAAAGGAGGATAAATACGGACTGATGGACAACATGGTGATAGAGAGTCTTCCTCCTATGAGGGAGGAAGGACCGAGAGTCTTCATCATCAGCTGA